A genomic region of Rhipicephalus sanguineus isolate Rsan-2018 chromosome 3, BIME_Rsan_1.4, whole genome shotgun sequence contains the following coding sequences:
- the LOC119387607 gene encoding uncharacterized protein LOC119387607 has translation MIFQMLLATLLLCAHGARALRPYEPLDEDSNSGIPAVHAAPAFGDGKTPQDDVPTQEDDMMENGNTPLTRQQAYHFSYQIRDADGNSQHHSEQSDVRNNRRGSYGYRDANGLYRHVTYVADRKGFRAWIKTNEPGTTNQEPADVRITAEKPPQKVVDEATSPPAKPNVVADPADAVPARPAVSAVPAFTQPEAVPYHPVHTAGVGGYTRRSGRALLSTYRLLERTNFPGQWLQCQPSTSPLAPTRRTTRNGCPALVTFPLTTVARAQFLFMITRGCQRRALPTSSTTRSLRGYKITRTQTEYRATRTLRSLRTPTRLYPTPSLFTSRFASSRH, from the exons ATGATTTTTCAG ATGCTGCTGGCCACTTTATTGCTTTGCGCTCATGGAGCCCGGGCGTTACGGCCGTACGAGCCGCTAGATGAGGATTCGAATTCGGGAATTCCAGCAGTGCATGCGGCTCCGGCCTTCGGGGACGGCAAGACTCCACAGGACGACGTACCCACGCAGGAAGACGACATGATGGAAAAT GGAAACACGCCACTCACGCGGCAGCAGGCGTACCACTTCTCGTACCAGATTAGGGACGCTGACGGCAACTCGCAACATCACAGCGAGCAGAGCGACGTGAGAAACAACCGCAGGGGCTCCTACGGCTACCGGGACGCGAACGGTTTATACCGCCACGTGACGTACGTGGCTGACAGGAAAGGCTTCAGGGCGTGGATCAAGACTAACGAGCCAGGTACCACTAACCAGGAGCCTGCCGACGTCCGCATAACGGCCGAGAAGCCACCTCAGAAGGTCGTCGACGAAGCTACGTCACCTCCGGCGAAACCGAACGTCGTCGCCGATCCCGCAGACGCGGTCCCCGCTAGACCTGCGGTCTCAGCCGTCCCGGCTTTTACTCAACCCGAAGCGGTCCCCTACCACCCCGTCCATACTGCGGGTGTAGGTGGCTACACCCGCCGTAGCGGCCGTGCCCTGCTTTCCACGTATCGGCTGCTGGAGCGTACGAACTTTCCCGGCCAGTGGCTCCAGTGCCAGCCATCGACATCGCCACTGGCGCCTACCCGACGTACGACTCGAAACGGTTGTCCGGCGCTGGTTACGTTCCCACTGACTACAGTAGCCAGAGCGCAGTTCCTGTTCATGATTACCAGAGGGTGCCAGAGGCGGGCGTTGCCGACTTCGAGTACTACCCGGAGCCTCAGAGGATACAAAATTACGCGGACCCAGACGGAGTACAGGGCTACGCGTACGCTCCGCAGTCTTCGTACTCCAACCAGGCTGTACCCAACGCCGTCCCTGTTTACAAGTCGATTCGCCAGTTCCCGACACTGA